The window GGGCGCTGTGCAGGCCGAGTTCCTCCAGGACTCCGGGGCGCAGGCGGCGGGCGATACGGCGGATCTCGTCCAGTCCGGCACGGGTGGTCTCCTGCGCCTGCCGCAGATCATCGCGTACGGGCCGAGGTGCGTGGTCGGCTGCGTGTTTGAGCTGGAGCAGGACTGCGGTGAGGGTCTGTCCGACCTCGTCGTGGAGTTCCCTGGCGAGCCGCTGGCGCTCGGCTTCCTGTGCTGACAGGGCCCTGCCGGAGCTGGTGGCGCGTTCGGCCTCCAGCCGGGCGAGCATGGCGTTGAAGCTCGTGGTGAGTTCGGCGATCTCGCCGGGTCCGGTGACGGTCGTGCGGCTGCCGGGCTTGAGGAGGTCGACAGTGGCCATGGTCCGGTTCAGGCGAGCCAGCGGAGCCAGTGCGACCCTCAGCAGTACGGCGTTCGCGATCACCATCACGATCAGCCCGGCGAGCAGGACTACGGCCTCGCCGAACAGCACCGGGGTGGAAACGGTGACCGGGCCCAGGAGCAGCAGGACGGCGACGACGAGCACGCCCGCATTGAGGACGAAGATCCGCCAGTACAACGACATGGCCTTGTGCTCCTTTCCCGGTGACTACTCACCTCCACTGTCGCCTGCCGAGGCCCAACGGCCCTGTTGAGGGCTCTGGCCTGCGATGGGATCTACTGCCCCCGCCTCACCCTGACCCCTGTGGGGGCGCCGTGTCCATCCGGGCTGACACCCATATCCCCGGGCTGTTCGCAGGTGGCACCATGAGTCCCCGCCGCGCCGGATCACCTCGCTGAATCCGTCGTGGCCCGCACTGCTGCCGCAAAGAACGATGAAGAGGGGGGAGGGGTTGTGCCTGCTGGGCGAATGAGCACCACACCCTTGCCGGGGATCGGTGTCCAGTACGACCTCACCACGAGGGAGCAAGGTCACCTGTCGGTGATCGCGCACCGGGACGGCGCCCGCACGGTGAACGTCTACCGGAACGACGACCCCGACGCCTGCGCCCAGTCGCTGCGTCTGACCGAGTTGGAGACCGCCTCGCTGATCGACGCGCTGGCACCCGCGCACCACAGTCCGAACCTGCTCTCCACCACCGACCTCGGCCTGGTGGCCGAGCGGATCGAGCTCTCTTCGGTCTCGCACTGGAACGGGCGTGTCCTCGGTGACACCCGGATGCGCACCGAGACCGGAGCGTCGATCGTGGCCGTGCTGCGGCGGGCGCAGGCGATCCCCTCCCCCGTTCCGGACTTCCGGCTGGCGGGCGGTGACATTCTGATCGTGATCGGCACCCGTGAGGGTGTGGAGGCGGCCGCCGCGATACTCGGGCGGGAGTGACCCGGTGCATTCCTCCGCCATTTTCCTGATCGAGTTCGGTGCGATCATCCTGGGTCTTGGGCTGCTCGGCCGGTTCGCCGGGCGGTTCCAGTTCTCCCCCATACCCCTCTATCTGCTGGCCGGGCTCGCGTTCGGCGAGGGCGGGCTGCTGCCACTGGGCACCAGCGAGGAATTCGTCGCGATCGGCGCCGAGATCGGCGTCATCCTGCTGCTGCTCATGCTCGGCCTCGAATACACCGCCACCGACCTGGTCTCCAACCTCAAGACCCAGTACCCCGCCGGCCTGGTCGACGCCGCCCTGAACGCCCTGCCCGGCGCGGCGATGGCGCTGCTGCTGGGCTGGGGCCCGGTCGCCGCCGTCGTTCTGGCCGGGGTCACCTGGATCTCCTCCTCCGGTGTCATCGCCAAGGTCCTGGGCGACCTGGGCCGGCTCGGCAACCGCGAGACCCCGGTGATCCTGAGCATCCTGGTCCTGGAAGACCTCTCCATGGCCGTCTACCTGCCCATCATCACCGCCCTGCTGGCCGGCGCCGGCCTCGCCGCGGGCAGCGCCACCCTGGCCATCGCGCTCGGCGTGGCCGGCCTGGTGCTGGTGGTCGCGGTGCGTTATGGACGTCACCTGTCCCGCTTCGTCTCCAGCGACGACCCCGAGAAACTGCTGCTGGTCGTGCTCGGCCTGACCCTGCTGGTCGCGGGCGTCGCGCAGCAGCTGCAGGTCTCCGCGGCGGTCGGCGCGTTCCTGGTGGGCATCGCGCTGTCCGGGGAGGTCGCCGAGGGCGCGCACGGGCTGCTGTCCCCGCTGCGGGACCTGTTCGCCGCGGTGTTCTTCGTCTTCTTCGGCCTGCACACCGACCCCGCCAGCATCCCGCCGGTGCTGCTGCCCGCCCTCGCACTGGCCCTCGTCACCGCCGGCACGAAGATCGCCACCGGGTACTGGGCCGCGAAGCGGGCCGGGATCTCCGCCAAGGGCCGCTGGCGGGCCGGCGGCACGCTGGTCGCCCGCGGCGAGTTCTCCATCGTCATCGCCGGACTCGCCGTCACCTCCGGCATCGAACCCCGACTCGGCCCCCTCGCCACCGCCTACGTCCTCATCCTCGTCATCATCGGCCCCCTCACCGCCCGCTACACCGAACCGGTGGCCACCCGCCTCACCACCCGCCACCGACAGCCCACCATCCCGGCCGCCGACACGCCCCAGGACCGGGACCTGGTCCCAAGCCCCGACACCCCCATCGACACGTAACCCACCGGGGGGTTGGCTTGCAGCCTGCGGGTGAGTGGGGCTGATCGCGCAGTTCCCCGCGCCCCTTAGAAGCAGGGGCTACCGCCCCCTCAAGGACAAAAGCCGGGGCGCAGCCCCGCTTTTAGGGGCGCGGGGAACTGCGCGACCAGCCCCCACCGGACCCGCACCCGACAACGCACCTACCATGACCGCATGCCCCTCGACCTCTTCGCCGGCATCCCCGTCAACGACTTCGCAGCGGCACTGCCTTGGTACGAGCGACTCCTCGGCACCCCGCCGACGTTCTTCCCGCACGACACGGAAGCCGTATGGGAACTGGCGGAACACCGGTACGTATACATCGTGCAACGGCCCGGTCAGGCCGGTAACGCCGTGCACACCATCCTCGTCGACGACCTCGACACCCGTGTCGCGCGGATCGCCGACCGGGGTCTGCAGCCCACGACCCGCGAGACCTACGCGGAAGGCATGCGCAAGATCACCTACCACGACCCGGACGGCAACGAGTTCGGATTCGGCGGCGCCGCGCACTGACGCCGCCGTGCGATGAGCCGCTTTCTGTCAGGTGATCAGCATGCCGCCGTCGACGTTCAGATCGTGAGCGTTCATGCCTGCGTTGCGCAGCAGGAAGTCGGTGGCGTCGGCGATCTCGGCCATGGTGACAAGTCGCCCGGTGGGTGTGCGGCGGAGGTGCGGATGGTCGGTGACGTCACGCCATTTGGGACTGTCTCCGATCACGCCGGGGTGCAGGGCGTTGACCCGGTGCGGGGCGATCTCGGCGGCGAGGGTCTTGACCAGGCCGGTCAGGCCGGCGTTGAACGTGGTCACCATCGTCGAGCCGGGGTAAGGGCGTTCCCTCGCCAGCCCGCCGAAGAGGACGACTGAGGCGGCGGGGTTCAAGCGGTCGCGCAATACGCGGACCGTTTCGGCGTACCCGACCAGTTTGATGGTCACGACGCGAACGGCGTCGGTGAGATCGAAGTCGGCCAGGGAGTTCGGCACGGGATCCATCGCCGTGATGACCAGTTGGTCGACTTCGGTGATGCCACCGAGGGCCTGCGCGATCGTGTCTGGCTGGGACAAGTCGAGGGCCATGCCCCGGGCCCCGCCTCCTATCCCCTCCGCCGCCGCTTCGGCGCGTGCCTTGTCCCGGCTGGTCACGACGACGGAATCACCACGGTCGGCGAATCGCTGGGCGATGACGCGGCCGAGTCCGCCGCTGCCGCCGATGACGATGGACGTACTCATACAGAAGTCCCCTTCACGTTCCGGACAGGCTTGAGAGGGACGTGCGCCTGTCGGCACAGCCCCCGGCTCCACTAATGACCACTTGGACAGTAACGCATCGAACGGCCGCCGCAAGGCCGTTCTGTACGCGCGTACAGTTAGGGGGTGCCAGAAACCTCACGCCCCGACAGGGCTCCGTCGCGGGCGTCGGCCACCGGTCGCCGACGCGATCCGGAGGCGAGCCGCGCAGCCATCCTGGAGGCGGCCCGGGCGGCTTTCACGGAACGGGGCTACGCGCGGGCGACGATTCGTGACATCGCCCGCCGGGCCGGTGTCACGCACGGCCTGGTCATGCTGCACTTCACCTCGAAGGAGCGGCTTTTCCTGGCGGCGGTACCCGGGACGCGCGACCTGACCGACATCGTCGCCGGCGACCACGAAACGCTGCCCGAGCGGATCGCCGCCGGCTTCGTCGAGCGGATGGAGAGCAACCCTTCCGGCGACCCCTTCGTCGCGCTCCTGCGCAGTGCCGCCACCAACGAGGCCGCGGCTGCGAATCTCTACACGGCCATGCAGGCCCACAGCGAGTCGACCTACCGCGAGGCGCTCACCGGCGACGACATGGACGTACGAATCGGGATGCTCGCCGCGCAGCTGATCGGCGTGACGTTCACCCGATACATCGTCAAGGTGGGCAGGCTCGCCGAGATGTCGACTGACGAACTACGCGTTCACCTGAGCCGCGTCCTGCGCCAAATCCTTTTCGCCTGAGGCGAGTTGGCCGAGAACGGGCCTGCCTCGGAGCGTCGACGCGCCGCACCGCCGGAAAGCGCAATCACGCCTGATTGAACACTCACCGGCATTGCCTTCGTACTCATGACCAAGGTGCAAACCACGGGCTCAGTGAAGGATCAGCATGGCAGAAGCGCAGACCTCCACAAATGAGTTGATCGCCGGGAGGTATCGACCGCTCCAGATCGTGCACCGAGAGGAGTTCCGGGTCGGCTGGCACGGCCAGGACATGGCGTCCGGCCGACTGGTTTTCCTGGCGGAAGCACGGCTGCCCGCGGTTCTCCGCGAGGAGACGTCCCGGCAGACCACGGCCCGGGTGCTGCGGGAGACCGCGGACCTGGAGGCCGCCGCGCCCGGCCAGGTGGCCACCGTCCTCGACGTCACCGAGCAGGACGGCCGGCTGTGGACCGTCATGGAGCCGATCGAAGGCCGGTCGCTGAGTGAACTCCTCAACCGGCGTGGGCCGTTCAACCAGCCCCGGGCGGTCCGTATCGGTCTGCAGATCCTCGATGTACTCGCCGCCGCGCACCGCCTGGGCGTCACACACGGCGACCTCGGCCCCGACCAGGTCTTCGTCAAGGCGGACGGCGGGGTCGTGGTCACGGGATTCGGACTGACCGGGGCGACCCGGTCCTTGAGGGCGACCGCACCCTCGTACGCGTCTCCGGAACAGATCCGCGGTGAGGCGATCGATCCCTCGACCGATCTGTGGGCCCTGGGAGCGCTGCTGCACACCATGATCGAGGGCCGGCCGCCCGCTCCGGACCCGGGGCACGGCGAAGGCACTTCGACTTTCGCGCAGGTGTACACGGGAGAGGGAACCCAAGCAGGAGAGGAGAGATCCTCGGGGGGTGACGTCCATACCGGCCGGCTGCGCCAGACCATTCACGGGCTGCTTCGCGAGAACCCGAACGAACGGCTCACCGAACCGGTCCTGCGCAAGGCGCTGAGCCGTATGGTCAGCGAGGACTCGGCCGAACAGTCGCACATGTTCAGGCTGCGCGGAGCGTACGGGACTTCGCCGGGAGCGGAGCGGGCCTGGCGCAGGAAGCGGCCCATCGTCCTGGCCATTGTCGGTTCCGCGCTGGCCGTCGTGGCCATCCCGGTCGTGCTCGCCGTGAACAGCAGACCGGCCTCGGACGCACCCGACGCCTCCGGCCCCGTACCCACCGCATCCGGTTCCGCTGCCGCGCCGCCTCCCGCGGCCTCCACCCCCGCCGTCCCGTCCGCGGACCCGACCGGCGGCGCCTCGGCAAGCGCGTCGGACCCGGGCGCGCCCGCCGCCCCCTCCCCCTCCCCCACCGCTTCCGCCGGGAAGACGGCACCGCCCGCCACCAAGCGCTACGACGCGCCGGAAGGATTCTCGGTCCAACTGCCCGCGGACTGGCGACGCATCAAGGACACCGGGCGGCCTGACAACGCCTTCAGCGTCACGTTCGGCGCCTCGGGTGACCCCCGCGCGCTGAGGATCACCTTCGGCAGGGTGCCCTCGTCCGACGCCGTCACCGTCTGGCGCGACGCCGAGCCCCAGTTGCGGCGGCTCACCCCCGGCTTCGACCGCATCGGCGACATCCGGCGCGTGGACGGTTCCGGTGGCCGGGAAGCCGACCTGGAATGGTTCGCCGACGGCGACCCCGACCGCACGCGCACCCTGGCCCGCGCCCTCCTGGTCGACACCGACCTCGGCTACTCCATCAGGTGGACGACCCCGGCCGACGACTGGAACACCCCCGCCAACCAGCAGGCCCTCAGCACCTTCTTGACATCGTTCCGCCCCGCGCAGTGAACGGTCCGAACCGGGCACGCCCCCAACTTCATGATCCTGAAGGGCACCTCACCCGCTTGCGGCGTCCTCGGCTTCCCAGCGCAGCAGGTCGCCCGGCTGGCACTTGAGCACCTCGCAGAGCGCTGCGAGAGTCGTGAAGCGCACCGCTTTGGCGCGGCCGTTCTTGAGTACCGCCAGGTTGGCGGGCGTGATCCCCACGCGGTCCGCGAGCTCGCCCACGGACATCTTCCGCCGGGCCAGCATCACGTCGATGTCGACGGCGATCGGCATCAGATCACCTCTGCCAGCTCGGCCTGCAGCTGCGTCGCTTCGACGTCGCGTGCGACGGCCTGGGCGAGCAGCATCCGCAGTACGAGCACGATGAGCGCGACCCCCAGGATGCCCAGGCCGATCCCGCCCATGATGACGGTGACGCCCGGGTCGTCCCGCTGGCCCGGTGCGTTGATGGCCGTGACCGTGAACCATACGAGGGCGGCCGCCACGATCGCGCCGATCACGCCGTCCACGTACCGGAAGGCGGCATGGGAGAACACGGTTCCGCGCCGCACCATCGTCACCAGCCGCCATACGCAGACCAGGGCGACCTGAACCGACACCATGCCCAGGATCGTGATCACGCGCAGCGGGGTCAGCGGGAGCGACCCGTCCTCCGGATCGTTCCCGCCGACCAACGCCCACATCATCCCTGCCTGCACGAACACGGTGCCGGCGAGCACCATGCCGAGTACGGCGCGCAGCGCACACACTGTCAGCTTTCCCACGACCCATCCTCCCATCGAATGACGATGAGAATCTATCGAATTTCGATAGGCTAGGCAAGCGTCGGGTCGGGGGTGGCAGGTTCGCACGATGGTGCCGGAGATCGCGTTGCGAACCCTCCTGGGCTCAGCACTCCAGTACGGTTCCGTGATCCGTGACTGATTGCGTGTCCCGCGTATCGGAGAATTCCCGGCACGACCGCAGGAGTTGGGGAATCCTGAGTCACCGTGACCGAAAAAACGAGCGAAACAACTCCGGACAGCGAGGTCAGGGCGCTTCTTCGGGTCTTGGCCGGGCAGCGCCGCCACGTTCTCGGCATCCTTGACGGGCTCGACGCGGAGGATCTGCGAAGGCCGGTGCTGCCGTCCGGATGGCACTGCCTCGGGCTGGTCCAGCACCTCGCCCTGGACGTTGAGCGTTTCTGGTTCCGTGCAGTTGTCGCCGGGGAGGAGGAGATCATCCGCGGCTTGACGAGCGGTGCCGAAGCTTGGAACGTGGCTCCGGAGGCGCGGGCCGCCGACGTGCTCGACGGATACCGGCGGGAGACAGAGCTCTCCGACGCCGTCATCACCACCACTCCCGCTGACGGCGTCCTGGCGTGGTGGCCTCACGAACTGTTCGGCGAACCGCATCTGCACAACCTGCGCGACGTCCTGTTGCACGTCATCACTGAGACCGCATGCCACGCCGGCCATCTCGATGCGGCACGCGAGCTCATCGACGGCCGGCGCTGGCTGGTCCTGACCTAGCACTGCGCGTCTGCCGCCTGCCGTTGCCGTTGCCGTTAGCGTCAGATGTTGGTCGGTCGTCCAAGACGCTGCGATACCCTGGGTGGGACACGCATTCCGTTCACGAAGCAGGAAGCGAGCCAGATGTCTCGTATGGCAGCGAAGGACCGGCGCGAAGAGCTGATCGCGGCGGGGTTTCGGGTGATGATCCGCGACGGAGTCACAAAGGCGACCACGCGCGCGATCGTCAATGAGGCCGACATGCCGCTGGGCGTCTTCCACTACTGCTTCAAATCGCGCGAAGAACTGCTTCAGGAAGTCCTCACCCGCTTCACCGACCGCACGGTGGCCGCCGCGCGGAAGACATTCGAAGCGGAGGGCGACCTCGGATCGCGCATCACCAAGAGCCTCAGCGCCTTCTGGGGCACTGTCGAACTCAGTCCGGGAGAACACCAGGTCAGCTATGAACTGACGCACTACGCCCTGCGCCAGGCCGGGTTCGAGGATCTGGCCCGACGTCAGTACCAGCACTACCGGGAAGTCCACCAGGAACTCCTGGAGGAGGCCGCCAAGGCCGCGGACATCGAGTGGGCCGTGCCCGTTCCGGTGCTGGCCCGCTACCTCAACGCGGTGCTCGACGGCGTCACCCTGAACTGGCTGGTCGACCGCGACAGCGAGCACAGTCGCGAGGTCCTGCGCCTGACGGGCGACCACCTCTTGACGCTGGCCCGCGAGCGGCCCCGGCCGGCAGACGAGCCGAACCCGGCGACAGCGGAGCCGAGCCCGGCGTCGTAGTCGCCACTGGTCGCGAAAGCGGCCGCCGCCGCTCCGCCGAACTCGGAGCGGCGCCGCGCCGCTTACGTCTGCGTCGTCTACTCGAATGGGTCGCCTACTGGAACAGATCAGGCTCCTCCGCCGTGATCTGATCCCACAGCGGACGGAACTGGAACCAGCCCGGCAGCGCACCGGAGATCTGGTCACGGACCATCCGTGCGGTCTCGGCGTCGATGAGATGCGGCTCTCCGGCGGCCATGGCCAGCAACTGGGCCTGGCAGGAACGCTCCATCGTGATGAAGTACCAGGCCGCCTCGGCGACGGACGACCCGACCGTGAGCAGCCCGTGGTTCCGCAGGACGACAGCCTTGCCGTCACCCAGGGCCGCGCCGATGCGCCGGCCCTCCTCGGTGTCGTTCACCACGCCCCGGTAGTCGGAGTAGATCCCGTGGTCCTCGTAGAAGGCACATGCGTCCTGGGTGATCGGTTGCAGCGGGACGCCGAGGCTGGAGAAGGCCTTGCCGTGCACGGAGTGGGTGTGCGCCGCCGCGACCACGTCCGGCCTGGCCCGGTGCACCTCGGAGTGGATGCAGAACGCGGCGTTGTTGACCGGCCGCCTGCCTTCCAGGAGCGTGCCGTCGTGGTCGACGAGGATCAGGTCGGAGACGCTGATCTGGCTGAACGACATGCCGAACGGGTTGACCCAGAACGCCGACGGGTTCTCGGGGTCACGGGCCGTGATGTGTCCGGCCACGCCCTCGGAGAAACCGAAGCGGGCGAACAGCCGGAAGGCGGCGGCGAGTTCCTGCTTCCGCACCTCGCGCTCCTGCTCGAAACTCAGATTCTCCTGGGGCAGCGGCAGGAAGACGCCTTCGGGCAGGGTGGCGACGGAGTCGTGCGTGGGCGTCTCGGGTGTCGTGGTCATGGTCTGGCCTCTCGAAGGTCTGGCAGGTGGTGAACAGCGGGACGCGAACCGCTACTTGGCACGGCCGCGCAGCCCGGGCACGCCGGCCCCGTACATGACGTCCACCAGGCGGAGGATGAACCGGTACGCCGAGGGCTCGTACGGGATCATGTGCATGTCGCGGCGCATCGGGAACCGGTTCGTGCTGATGGCCTGGAGCCTCGTGTACTTGAGGAATCCCTCGGCCCCGTGGCGGACGCCGAGGCCCGATTCCTTCCAGCCGCCCATCGGCAGACCGAGGGCCATGTAGTTGGTCTGGGCGTCGTTGATGGTGACGCAGCCGGCCTCGAAGCGTTCGGCGAGGCGGCGGGCGCGCTTCAGGTCCGATCCGATGATCGAGGCCTGAAGCCCGTACTTGCTGTCGTTGACCAGCCGGAGCGCTTCCTCGGCGTCGGCGACCTTCATCACGGGCAGCGTGGGGCCGAACGTCTCCTCCCGCATGCACTTCATGCCGTGGTCGACGTCGACGAGCAGCGTGGGTGCGAAGAACCGGCCGGGTCCTTCGGAGGCCTGCCCTCCGACGAGTACGCGGGCGCCCTTGCTCACGGCGTCGCCGACATGGTCCTTGATGACCGCCAGTTGGGGAAGGAAGGTGACGGCTCCTATGTCGACACTGCCGAGCCCGGCCGGCCGGCCCGAGGTGACCTGCTGGAACCGTTCACGCAGCAGGGCGATGTACGCGTCGTACACCGGCTCCTCGACATAGACCCGCTCCACCGAGGTGCACATCTGACCTCCGTTGGACAGGGCCCCCTGGATCGTGACACTGACGGCCCGCTCCAGGGAGGCGTCGGCCAGAACGACCAGCGCGTCCTTGCCGCCGAGCTCCAGTGAGCAGGGGATCAGACGCTCGCCCGCCCGGGCCGCGACCAGGCGACCGGTCCTGGTCGAGCCGGTGAACATCACGAAGTCCACGGTGTCCACGACCGCGCTGCCGGTGGCCCCCGCGCCGGTCACGACCTGGAAGACGTCCTCGGGCCAGCCGCACTCACGGGCCATGCGCTCCATCAACAGCGCGGTCAGCGGCGTCTGTTCGGAGGGCTTCAGGACGACCGTGTTGCCCGCGGCGAGGGCGGGGATGGCATCGCCGAAGGAGTTGAGCAGCGGGTTGTTCCACGGGCCGATGACTCCGACGACGCCTCGCGGCACCCGGCGTGTGTACATGCCGCGGCCGAGGACGAACGGCGAGAGGGAGCGGATTTTCGTGCTGGCGAGCAGGCCCCGGGCCTGCCTCGCCCAGTAGGCGAAGGCGCTCGCGCAGTAGACGATCTCGACGACCGCGTCCTCCTCCGCCTTGCCGTTCTCCTCCACGATGAGGTCGGCGATCTCCTGCCGGTGGGCCAGGAGCCAGCGGCGCCCCCGCGCGAAGAACTCGGCGCGGGCACGGGTGTCCAGCTCGGCCCAGCCCTTCTGCGCCCGCCGGGCGCGCTCCACTGCCTGCGCCACCTCTTCCGCGGACGTGTCGGACACCTCGCCGACCACCGCTCCGGTGGCGGGGTTGTCCACCGCGATACATGCGCCCGTCGGAGGGCCGCCTGTCATGAGCACCTGATTCTGAGCCACGGAAACTCCCCACCGGAACGTTGACTTCTCTTCACTCAGAATGAGACGGTCAGTCGTACAAGTCAAGCGTCTTGTACAAGCGTCCAAGGACGCGAAGGAGCGGTCGGATGAACGGTCGGACGAGAAGGACGGCATCGGTCGCACTGAGCGGCCTGGGCGTTCCCGAGTCCCTGCGCTGGTACCAGGGAGCCCTGTGGTTCTCGGATCTCGCGCACGGCACGGTGCACCGATGGGACGGCATCGCGGAGCCGGAGACGGTGATCGAGGTCCCCGGCCGGGCCGGCGGGCTCGGCTGGCTTCCCGACGGCCGCCTGCTCGTCGTATCCATGGACGGGGGCCGCGTCCACCGCCGGGAGGCCGGGGGCGAACTGGTCGAACACGCCGATCTGCGCCACATCGTCGGCGGCCCGGTCAACGACATGCTCGTCGACCCCGAGGGGCGCGCCTACGTGGGCAACTTCGGCTTCGACTACCACGCACACTCCCGCGAGCACCCGAACTCCATGCTCTACGCACCGCCCGGCCCCCCGAGAGCCCCGATCGCCTGCCTGGCGCCGGACGGAAGCCTGCTCGGGCTGACGGAACCCCTGCTCTTCCCGAACGGGACCCTGCTCAGCGCCGACGGCAGGAGCGTGATCGTGGCCGAGACCCTGGCCATGCGGCTCACCGCCTTCTCCAGGAACCCCGACGGCACGCTGACCCGCCCGGAACCGTGGGCGCCCCTGATCTCACCGCTCCTGTGGCGCCTGGTGAACCACCCGGGGACGGCAGGCCGCATCACCCGCAGGATCTCGGCGCTCCTGGACCACCCGGCCGTGTCGAAGCGCTCCTCGTCCCCGATCGCACCGGACGGCATCGCGTGGGACGCCGACGGCACGTCCATCTGGGTCGCGAACGCCCTTCGAGGCGAATGCGTACGCGTCGCCCGCGGCGGCCGTGTCCTCGACCGGGTCTCCACGAGCCAGAACACCCTGAGCTGCCTGATGGCCGGACACGACGGACACACCCTCTTCGCCGCCACCGTCCCGACGGACGATCCCGTCCGCGCCGCCGAACTCAACGGTGGCCGCATCGAGATGGTGCGGCTGTAAGCCCCTGTCCCGCATCTCCGCCCCTGGGTAACAATCCAGGAGAACTCCACTTGAACAATTGACTTGGACAGTTGACCAGGAGAATCTGAGGCCATGTCTCAACCATCCGAACCATCCAGGCCCAATAGCCCCTACAGGCCCTCCGAGGAAGGCAAGGTCCTTCTCGTGACCGGCGCCGGCGGCGGCATCGGAGCCGCCATCGCGGAACTGGCGATCACGCGGGGCCATCGCGTCCTGTTGACCGACGTGGACGAGGAGGCCGTCCTGGCCCGAGCCGGCACCCTGGGCGAGCGGGCCGCCGCACAAGCCCTGGACATTCGCAGTCCCGCGGACTGGAGCAGGGCGTTCGACGCGGCTCAGGCACGCTTCGGGGTCGTCGACGTGCTGGTCAACAACGCCGGCATCACCCACACCGGACTGGCCCGCGATCTCCGTCCCCAGCAGCACCGCGACATCGTCGAGATCAACCTGCTGGGCACGATCACGGGGGTCTGTACGGCGCTGGAGCGCATGACCGCGCAGGGCCACGGTCACATCATCACCGTCTGCAGCATGACGTCGTTCCTGCCTCTGCCCGGATACGCCACCTACGGCGCCACGAAGCACGGCCTTCGAGCCTTCCACCACAGCGTCGCCATCGAGGAACGCGACGGTCCGCTGGACTTCACGATCGTCCATCCGCCGTCCACCCGGACCGGAATGCTCGACCAGGAGATGGCCGACCCCTCCGCCGCCATCGCCTTCGCGGAGAAGTCCTACGCCCCGGAGCAGATCGCCAGGGTCGTCGTCGACGCCATGACCGCCAAGCCGGTCGAAGTGGTGTTCCCGCCGCTCGCCGGCCGCTTCCAGCGGATCGTCGGAGTCTTCCCCCGGCTCATGCGCCGCGCCATCCCCATCGTCGAGGCCAAGGGCCGGCGGCAGCGGGAGCGGTTGCGCTCCGCTCAGGGGATCCCGGCATCCGGGAACTGAGGGGATCTCCCCAGCCCACCTTTCGAACAGACCTCCCAGAAAGGGTGCGGATGTGAGTACGCACATGACGTCCCGACCGGACGTGACAAGGCCGGGCATGAAGAACGCCATATCCGCCGTCCCCGGGCCGAACGAGGCCCGGATGATCCAGCTGAACAGGGCGACCGAGCACCTGGACCCGCCGTTCGCCGTGGTGGACCTGGACGCCTTCGACGCCAACGCCGCGGAGCTGGCGCACCGGGCGGCCGGCCGGGCGACCATCCGCCTGGCCAGCAAGTCGGTACGCAGCCGCGAGCTGATCGGGCGTGCCGCCCGGCGTGAGGGGTATCGGGGAATCCTCGCCTTCACCCTGCCCGAGGCCCTGTGGCTCGCCGAGGACCACGAGGACGTGGTGATCGGCTATCCGACGACGGACCGCACCGCGCTGAAGCGGCTCGCCTCGGACGAGCGCGCGGCCTCGCGCATCACCCTCATGATCGACTCGATCGCCCAGTTGGACTTCGTCGACGAGGTGGTGGGCACCTCCCGCCCCGACATCCGCGTCTGCATCGATCTGGACGCCTCGCTGGAACTGGCCGGAGGCCGCATCCACCTGGG is drawn from Streptomyces liliifuscus and contains these coding sequences:
- a CDS encoding serine/threonine protein kinase; translation: MAEAQTSTNELIAGRYRPLQIVHREEFRVGWHGQDMASGRLVFLAEARLPAVLREETSRQTTARVLRETADLEAAAPGQVATVLDVTEQDGRLWTVMEPIEGRSLSELLNRRGPFNQPRAVRIGLQILDVLAAAHRLGVTHGDLGPDQVFVKADGGVVVTGFGLTGATRSLRATAPSYASPEQIRGEAIDPSTDLWALGALLHTMIEGRPPAPDPGHGEGTSTFAQVYTGEGTQAGEERSSGGDVHTGRLRQTIHGLLRENPNERLTEPVLRKALSRMVSEDSAEQSHMFRLRGAYGTSPGAERAWRRKRPIVLAIVGSALAVVAIPVVLAVNSRPASDAPDASGPVPTASGSAAAPPPAASTPAVPSADPTGGASASASDPGAPAAPSPSPTASAGKTAPPATKRYDAPEGFSVQLPADWRRIKDTGRPDNAFSVTFGASGDPRALRITFGRVPSSDAVTVWRDAEPQLRRLTPGFDRIGDIRRVDGSGGREADLEWFADGDPDRTRTLARALLVDTDLGYSIRWTTPADDWNTPANQQALSTFLTSFRPAQ
- a CDS encoding helix-turn-helix domain-containing protein, which produces MPIAVDIDVMLARRKMSVGELADRVGITPANLAVLKNGRAKAVRFTTLAALCEVLKCQPGDLLRWEAEDAASG
- a CDS encoding DUF2975 domain-containing protein; amino-acid sequence: MGKLTVCALRAVLGMVLAGTVFVQAGMMWALVGGNDPEDGSLPLTPLRVITILGMVSVQVALVCVWRLVTMVRRGTVFSHAAFRYVDGVIGAIVAAALVWFTVTAINAPGQRDDPGVTVIMGGIGLGILGVALIVLVLRMLLAQAVARDVEATQLQAELAEVI
- a CDS encoding DinB family protein, which translates into the protein MTEKTSETTPDSEVRALLRVLAGQRRHVLGILDGLDAEDLRRPVLPSGWHCLGLVQHLALDVERFWFRAVVAGEEEIIRGLTSGAEAWNVAPEARAADVLDGYRRETELSDAVITTTPADGVLAWWPHELFGEPHLHNLRDVLLHVITETACHAGHLDAARELIDGRRWLVLT
- a CDS encoding TetR/AcrR family transcriptional regulator produces the protein MSRMAAKDRREELIAAGFRVMIRDGVTKATTRAIVNEADMPLGVFHYCFKSREELLQEVLTRFTDRTVAAARKTFEAEGDLGSRITKSLSAFWGTVELSPGEHQVSYELTHYALRQAGFEDLARRQYQHYREVHQELLEEAAKAADIEWAVPVPVLARYLNAVLDGVTLNWLVDRDSEHSREVLRLTGDHLLTLARERPRPADEPNPATAEPSPAS
- a CDS encoding class II aldolase/adducin family protein, with the protein product MTTTPETPTHDSVATLPEGVFLPLPQENLSFEQEREVRKQELAAAFRLFARFGFSEGVAGHITARDPENPSAFWVNPFGMSFSQISVSDLILVDHDGTLLEGRRPVNNAAFCIHSEVHRARPDVVAAAHTHSVHGKAFSSLGVPLQPITQDACAFYEDHGIYSDYRGVVNDTEEGRRIGAALGDGKAVVLRNHGLLTVGSSVAEAAWYFITMERSCQAQLLAMAAGEPHLIDAETARMVRDQISGALPGWFQFRPLWDQITAEEPDLFQ